One genomic window of Dunckerocampus dactyliophorus isolate RoL2022-P2 chromosome 7, RoL_Ddac_1.1, whole genome shotgun sequence includes the following:
- the ggctb gene encoding gamma-glutamylcyclotransferase b, which yields MLSMEDAHTFLYFAYGSNLLKERLQLKNPSAALHCVATLKDYKLVFGNHKGLVSERWRGGVATVEHSPGDEVWGVVWRMSQSDLESLDRQENVMLGAYSPMEVSVTTEGLELSCRTYVMNSCVYAPPSPQYLQVIVMGAEQNGLPNDYQEKLRAIETNKYDGPLPVMAELERAREAERQDLHH from the exons ATGCTGAGCATGGAGGACGCCCACACGTTCCTGTACTTTGCATACGGCAGCAACCTCTTAAAGGAGCGACTGCAGCTGAAGAACCCGTCAGCGGCGTTGCACTGCGTGGCCACACTGAAG GACTATAAACTGGTATTTGGGAACCATAAAGGCCTTGTGAGTGAGCGGTGGCGCGGGGGCGTGGCCACAGTGGAGCACAGTCCTGGGGATGAGGTGTGGGGTGTGGTGTGGAGAATGAGCCAGTCTGACCTGGAGTCCCTCGATAG GCAAGAGAATGTGATGTTGGGTGCGTACAGTCCCATGGAAGTATCCGTCACCACCGAAGGTCTGGAGCTCAGTTGTCGCACCTACGTCATGAACAGTTGTGTGTACGCGCCGCCATCGCCACAGTACCTGCAG GTGATTGTGATGGGAGCTGAGCAAAACGGGTTGCCAAACGACTACCAGGAGAAGTTGAGAGCCATCGAGACCAACAAGTATGACGGTCCTCTACCCGTGATGGCCGAGCTGGAGCGAGCCAGAGAAGCAGAACGGCAGGACCTGCACCATTAG